Proteins encoded within one genomic window of Dyadobacter chenhuakuii:
- a CDS encoding RpiB/LacA/LacB family sugar-phosphate isomerase, which produces MEIGLAADHGGYELKEFLKTYLIGKGHHITDFGAYQMDSKDDYPDFVIPLANAVVKKEVERGIAVCGSGVGASVVANKVAGVRAALINDHFSAHQGVEDDDLNLLCLGGRITGNMVAQEFVESYLNARFTGEERHLRRLGKVKALEK; this is translated from the coding sequence ATGGAAATCGGACTTGCTGCTGATCACGGCGGATATGAACTGAAAGAGTTCTTGAAGACCTATTTAATCGGAAAAGGGCATCATATAACAGATTTTGGCGCCTATCAAATGGATTCCAAGGACGATTATCCGGATTTTGTGATTCCGTTGGCCAACGCCGTTGTGAAAAAGGAAGTGGAACGCGGCATCGCTGTTTGCGGGAGCGGCGTGGGCGCTTCTGTGGTGGCTAATAAGGTTGCTGGCGTTCGCGCAGCGTTGATTAATGACCACTTTTCGGCCCATCAGGGTGTGGAAGATGACGACCTGAACCTGCTTTGTCTGGGCGGTCGCATCACAGGGAATATGGTGGCGCAGGAATTTGTAGAATCTTACCTTAATGCGCGTTTTACGGGCGAGGAGAGGCATTTACGCAGGTTAGGAAAGGTTAAGGCATTAGAAAAATAA
- a CDS encoding DEAD/DEAH box helicase — MKKNAPADAENQPAHNFVFQDFNLADLTTTHILQNSAELPATDRRGFFDIQPHEIDVDYASFKIPEALTDHCKVVARQNSHSLTVYCECSKPKKRLCEHQIQVLYNLNNRKDLRAFFDKKLRFDKIRVVAQDYGLENETDLDAYFQLIYANKELEIKPKMKELIPISASSVSFLENQWINKSAIDIPGSAVQKENSKTIVVIGQHKYYEHFYFEIHEAATTRDGKLKNPLTLINPLDAIWKTQDADVIKFYTAIASFQNNFRKKQVDTDLAGLKSIVRNPHGLDFFYHNPLISENVSAASLVLVKLEKSPVDMHLNIDRKDPFFQISGQLSLNGVSLDLELVKMRYDYFVLYLDALHLIDNKDILKTVEFFSQHNQKIIIHNSKFEEFRQNLLSKLESKIRITYSYLKPATQAQKEEQGFHLENEKIIYLEDFGNYVMITPVMKYGRVEVPVFSKKQIYSVDAHGNPFSVQRDESEELRFASAIIRQHPDFEDQLGREFFYLYKECFLNESWFLNTFEEWRDQKITVLGFDKLTKIRLNPNRAQVSVHVISGINWFNTTAGVRFGNQKVTLKNLHKAVKNRTKYVQLDDGSQGILPDEWIEKFAKFFEAGEIVGDVIQTSKMNFASVSEMYDAEALSMEVKEQIAFYKSRFADFESIEAVEVPADLNASLREYQKQGLNWLNFLDEFGFGGCLADDMGLGKTLQIIAFILTQRDKDVQNTNLIIVPTSLIFNWLAEIEKFAPSLKVLTIYGADRVKTVSDFDNYEVILTSYGTLLSDVNFLRKYHFNYIVLDESQAIKNPESQRYKAARLLQSRNKLVLTGTPIENNTFDIYGQLSFACPGLLGNKTQFRNHFSMPIDRFKDNDRARELQKRIDPFILRRTKKQVATELPDKTEMVIYCEMGEEQRKVYNAYELEFYTFLNTKNEGDIARESLHVLQGLTKLRQICNSPALLNDHLYYGNASAKIDTLLEQIESKSAQHKILVFSQFVTMLDLIKAELVTRGIKFEYLTGQTKDRAAKVDNFQNNANIRVFLISLKAGGTGLNLTEADYVYLVDPWWNPAVENQAIDRSYRIGQKKNVIAVRLICPGTIEEKILELQESKKDLADDLVKTDASVLKTLTKKDLLNLVS; from the coding sequence ATGAAAAAGAATGCCCCTGCCGACGCAGAAAACCAGCCAGCCCATAACTTTGTTTTTCAGGATTTCAATCTCGCAGATTTAACCACTACACACATCCTGCAAAACAGCGCTGAACTGCCTGCTACCGACCGGAGAGGCTTCTTTGACATCCAACCGCATGAAATTGATGTGGATTATGCTTCATTTAAAATCCCCGAGGCATTAACCGACCATTGTAAAGTCGTAGCCAGGCAAAACAGTCATTCGCTCACGGTTTATTGTGAATGCAGTAAGCCTAAGAAACGGCTGTGCGAGCATCAGATCCAGGTTTTATATAATCTCAATAACAGAAAGGACCTGCGTGCATTTTTTGATAAAAAGCTGAGATTTGACAAAATACGAGTTGTTGCGCAGGATTACGGCTTGGAGAACGAGACGGACCTGGATGCTTATTTCCAGCTGATTTATGCAAATAAGGAGCTGGAAATCAAGCCAAAGATGAAAGAGCTGATCCCGATCAGCGCGTCATCGGTTTCGTTTTTAGAGAACCAATGGATCAACAAGTCTGCGATCGACATTCCGGGTTCAGCAGTGCAGAAGGAGAATTCGAAAACGATTGTCGTCATTGGTCAGCATAAGTATTACGAGCATTTCTATTTCGAGATTCATGAAGCCGCAACTACGCGCGACGGAAAGCTTAAAAACCCGCTGACATTAATAAATCCGCTGGACGCGATATGGAAAACGCAGGACGCGGACGTGATCAAGTTTTACACGGCCATTGCTTCTTTCCAGAATAATTTCCGGAAAAAGCAGGTGGATACCGATCTCGCGGGACTGAAAAGCATTGTCAGGAATCCGCACGGACTCGACTTTTTTTATCATAACCCGTTGATCTCCGAGAATGTCAGCGCAGCGTCACTGGTTTTGGTAAAACTGGAAAAATCGCCCGTTGATATGCATCTGAATATCGACCGCAAAGACCCGTTTTTCCAGATTTCGGGCCAACTGAGCCTGAATGGCGTTTCCCTGGATCTGGAATTGGTCAAGATGCGTTACGACTACTTTGTGTTGTATCTGGATGCTTTGCATTTGATTGACAATAAAGACATTCTGAAAACAGTTGAATTTTTCAGCCAGCACAATCAAAAAATCATCATTCATAACTCAAAGTTTGAAGAGTTCAGGCAAAACTTGCTTTCCAAGCTGGAATCGAAGATCCGGATCACTTATTCGTATCTGAAACCGGCCACGCAGGCGCAGAAAGAAGAACAGGGTTTTCATCTCGAAAATGAGAAGATCATTTACCTGGAAGATTTCGGAAATTATGTAATGATCACGCCCGTCATGAAATACGGACGTGTGGAAGTGCCGGTTTTTTCCAAAAAACAGATTTATTCAGTCGATGCGCACGGCAATCCGTTCAGCGTGCAAAGGGATGAAAGTGAAGAGCTCCGTTTTGCAAGTGCTATTATCCGCCAACATCCTGATTTTGAGGATCAGCTGGGCAGGGAATTCTTTTATTTGTATAAAGAATGCTTCCTGAACGAGTCCTGGTTTCTGAACACATTTGAGGAATGGAGAGACCAGAAAATAACGGTGCTCGGATTTGATAAACTAACAAAAATCCGGCTTAATCCGAACCGCGCGCAAGTGTCTGTGCATGTGATCAGCGGCATAAACTGGTTCAATACAACTGCGGGTGTGCGGTTTGGAAATCAGAAGGTTACCTTAAAAAATCTGCATAAGGCGGTTAAAAATAGAACGAAATATGTGCAGCTGGACGACGGCTCTCAGGGCATTTTGCCGGATGAATGGATCGAGAAATTTGCTAAATTCTTTGAAGCCGGTGAAATTGTCGGGGATGTTATCCAGACATCAAAGATGAACTTTGCTTCGGTGAGTGAAATGTATGATGCTGAGGCGCTTAGTATGGAAGTGAAAGAGCAGATTGCATTCTATAAATCCCGTTTTGCCGATTTTGAATCGATTGAAGCCGTGGAAGTGCCGGCGGATCTGAATGCATCGTTGCGCGAATATCAGAAACAGGGCCTTAACTGGCTGAATTTCCTGGATGAATTCGGGTTTGGCGGCTGCCTTGCGGATGATATGGGACTGGGCAAAACCTTGCAGATCATTGCCTTCATTCTAACGCAAAGGGATAAGGACGTTCAAAACACAAACCTGATTATTGTCCCTACGTCCCTGATATTCAACTGGCTGGCGGAAATCGAAAAGTTTGCCCCGTCGCTCAAAGTCCTGACCATTTACGGCGCAGACCGCGTCAAGACCGTTTCTGACTTTGATAATTACGAGGTGATTTTGACTTCGTATGGCACATTGCTTTCGGATGTCAATTTTCTGAGGAAATATCATTTCAATTACATTGTCCTTGATGAATCGCAGGCCATTAAAAACCCTGAATCACAGCGCTATAAGGCCGCAAGATTATTACAATCCCGGAACAAGCTTGTGCTGACGGGGACACCGATTGAAAACAATACATTCGACATTTACGGCCAGCTTTCGTTTGCTTGCCCGGGCTTGCTAGGCAACAAAACGCAGTTCCGAAACCACTTTTCCATGCCTATTGACCGCTTCAAGGACAATGACAGGGCGCGCGAATTGCAAAAACGCATTGATCCGTTCATTTTAAGAAGGACTAAAAAGCAAGTGGCGACCGAGCTGCCGGATAAGACCGAAATGGTGATTTACTGTGAAATGGGCGAAGAGCAGCGCAAGGTTTACAATGCTTATGAGCTCGAATTTTATACATTTTTAAATACAAAAAACGAAGGCGACATTGCACGTGAGAGCTTGCATGTGTTGCAAGGGCTTACCAAGCTGCGCCAGATCTGCAACTCTCCTGCCCTGCTGAATGATCACCTTTATTATGGGAACGCGTCGGCCAAAATCGACACGCTTTTGGAACAGATTGAAAGTAAATCCGCGCAGCATAAAATCCTGGTTTTTTCACAGTTCGTGACCATGCTGGATTTGATCAAGGCAGAGCTGGTCACGCGCGGGATTAAGTTTGAATATCTTACCGGCCAGACGAAGGACCGGGCTGCCAAGGTTGACAATTTTCAAAACAATGCGAACATTCGCGTGTTTTTGATCAGCCTGAAAGCGGGCGGAACGGGCTTGAATCTCACCGAGGCGGATTACGTCTATCTCGTGGATCCCTGGTGGAACCCGGCAGTTGAAAATCAGGCCATTGACCGGAGTTACCGCATCGGGCAGAAAAAAAATGTGATCGCCGTGAGGCTCATATGCCCGGGAACCATTGAGGAAAAAATCCTGGAATTGCAGGAATCCAAGAAGGACCTCGCCGACGATCTTGTAAAAACAGATGCTTCCGTCCTGAAAACTTTAACGAAAAAGGATTTGCTTAACCTGGTCAGCTAG
- a CDS encoding glycoside hydrolase family 18 protein, translating into MKSAKYLLLSAFALIILYPASAFAQKKKKYIVNAYVGGFRGLVKTEEIDAEKLTHINYAFVNVQDSLAVLTNLATDSTNFRKLNEMKAAKNPDLKILISIGGWAWSENFSDAVLTETSRRKFAKSSVDIVRQFNLDGVDIDWEYPAMRGEEGNIFRPEDKQNFTLMFKAIREELDLLQKEKSRAYQLTTAVGGSKSFVENTEMGLAQPFLDYVFIMTYDYGGKNGTVGHHTNLYDYNPDGSSADRSVKNFMAAGVPASKIVLGAAFYGKGWEAETANNNGLGEKRVKAVQGGGYTKLKDTLINQNGYKKFYDKKAKAPYLFNDSTKVFITYEDEKSVRDKCKYVKKNKLAGIFFWEYFNDPKEYLITEISKNLD; encoded by the coding sequence ATGAAATCTGCTAAATATCTGCTGCTGTCAGCATTCGCGCTGATCATTCTTTACCCTGCCTCAGCATTTGCTCAAAAAAAGAAAAAATATATTGTCAATGCGTATGTAGGCGGTTTTCGCGGCCTGGTTAAGACAGAAGAAATTGATGCCGAAAAGCTGACTCACATCAATTACGCATTTGTAAATGTGCAGGACAGCCTCGCCGTGCTGACCAATCTGGCAACGGACTCCACCAATTTTCGCAAGCTGAACGAAATGAAAGCAGCCAAAAATCCGGATCTTAAAATCCTGATTTCCATCGGCGGGTGGGCTTGGAGTGAGAACTTTTCGGATGCTGTTCTAACCGAAACTTCCAGAAGAAAATTTGCCAAATCCAGCGTGGACATTGTACGCCAGTTCAACCTAGACGGCGTGGACATTGATTGGGAATATCCTGCCATGCGGGGAGAAGAAGGCAATATTTTCCGGCCCGAGGACAAGCAGAATTTTACATTAATGTTCAAGGCCATCCGCGAAGAACTGGATCTGCTGCAAAAAGAAAAAAGCCGGGCTTATCAACTCACAACGGCAGTAGGAGGCTCGAAATCATTCGTCGAAAACACCGAAATGGGCCTTGCACAGCCATTTTTGGACTATGTTTTCATCATGACTTATGATTACGGCGGGAAAAACGGAACCGTCGGCCACCACACCAATTTATATGATTACAACCCGGACGGTTCCTCGGCCGACCGCTCCGTAAAGAATTTCATGGCAGCAGGCGTTCCGGCAAGCAAGATTGTGCTCGGCGCTGCATTCTACGGAAAAGGCTGGGAAGCCGAAACGGCCAATAATAACGGACTAGGCGAAAAACGCGTCAAAGCCGTGCAGGGAGGCGGTTATACCAAGCTGAAAGACACATTGATCAACCAGAATGGTTACAAAAAGTTTTACGATAAAAAGGCAAAAGCACCGTATCTGTTTAATGATTCAACGAAAGTGTTCATTACTTACGAGGATGAAAAGTCAGTGCGGGATAAATGTAAATATGTCAAGAAGAATAAGTTAGCCGGCATTTTCTTTTGGGAATATTTTAACGATCCAAAAGAATACCTGATCACTGAAATCAGTAAAAACCTGGACTAG
- a CDS encoding fibronectin type III domain-containing protein produces MKKLLHYTQPMNDIFTKTFKYAFFSAVFCLIQLAAWAAVIPKAPSALAATAISATQINLTWVDNAVDETSFELERSTDGLKFVKITDLAANVKTYSNTGLTPSTKYWFRILAKNAAGKSAYSNIANATTFLVAPNAPANLSAVSVSTTQINVSWVDNALNESGFQLERSLDGVSFTKLADLAANINSFQNTGLNPATTYHYRVRAINAAGASAYTNVDSATTDNIPVPDRPENFSAVPIAPDVVQLSWSAVSDNAKEVVIERSKGVTTQFEQIGKVAANVLQFHDTDSLANTNYFYRIKAVNAGGSSLYSLISIVLANAIITGHEAPMSDYLIYSFQKTLVIELIRPVAAQMQLYNVGGIKQMDKKITASSRTDLSGFTTGIYVVRIQTDREVISRRIVLFD; encoded by the coding sequence ATGAAAAAGCTGCTGCATTACACTCAACCTATGAATGATATTTTTACCAAAACATTTAAATACGCTTTCTTTTCCGCCGTTTTCTGCTTGATCCAGCTTGCTGCCTGGGCTGCTGTCATTCCCAAGGCACCGTCAGCGCTGGCCGCCACTGCTATTTCCGCCACGCAGATCAATCTGACTTGGGTAGATAATGCGGTTGACGAAACCAGCTTCGAGCTGGAAAGATCTACCGACGGCCTGAAATTTGTGAAAATCACGGACCTTGCAGCCAACGTCAAAACATACTCGAACACAGGCCTTACGCCGTCAACGAAATACTGGTTCAGGATTTTGGCCAAAAATGCCGCCGGCAAATCAGCTTACAGCAACATTGCCAATGCAACCACATTCCTCGTTGCGCCAAATGCCCCTGCGAACCTGAGTGCGGTTTCCGTTTCGACGACGCAAATCAACGTGAGTTGGGTGGATAATGCGTTGAATGAGAGTGGTTTTCAGTTGGAACGGTCGCTGGATGGCGTTTCCTTTACAAAACTCGCCGACCTTGCAGCGAACATTAATTCATTCCAAAACACAGGCCTTAATCCAGCCACCACATATCATTATCGCGTTCGTGCCATCAATGCCGCCGGTGCTTCTGCATACACTAATGTGGATTCGGCGACCACGGATAATATTCCGGTGCCCGATAGGCCCGAAAACTTTTCCGCCGTTCCTATCGCGCCGGATGTTGTACAATTGAGCTGGTCGGCCGTATCTGACAATGCCAAAGAAGTCGTTATAGAGCGTTCCAAAGGCGTTACCACACAGTTTGAACAGATTGGAAAAGTGGCGGCGAATGTGCTGCAATTTCACGACACCGATTCGCTGGCTAATACCAATTATTTTTATCGGATCAAGGCTGTTAATGCGGGTGGAAGTTCGCTTTACAGCCTTATTTCTATTGTTTTAGCCAATGCTATCATTACCGGCCATGAGGCTCCGATGTCGGACTATCTCATTTATTCATTCCAAAAAACGCTGGTTATTGAATTAATACGACCTGTGGCGGCACAAATGCAACTTTATAATGTTGGTGGAATAAAACAAATGGACAAGAAAATAACAGCATCTTCGCGCACAGACCTTTCCGGGTTTACCACTGGTATCTATGTCGTTCGCATTCAGACAGATAGAGAAGTAATATCACGAAGAATAGTGCTTTTTGACTAA
- a CDS encoding magnesium transporter CorA family protein — MINTIAEKPKYPFEWLDITDPNEEELKQLTETHSLHKSSIKDWLQPDHLPKYEKVGDYVFIIFRLHSEKVGPEADTVPELTDKVAIFMFEEKVITLHRKPWDAPNFIAENQLEQHQCKDTLHLVNEIIKSCLSTYEAPSAKLTSDIEFYEENMFLKNRRPSLLKGLYYLRRRVEVTRRIIMLSHEIVDKMDAPDHSNAYTRDTRDLFVKMQNIYDTLFENMNQLVMIYFSISSQRTNEIVRVLTLFSVFFMPLTFIVGIYGMNFEFMPELRMKYGYPVVMIVMGLITVAIYGWFKKKGWL, encoded by the coding sequence ATGATCAATACGATTGCCGAGAAGCCAAAATATCCATTCGAGTGGCTGGATATTACAGACCCTAATGAGGAAGAGTTGAAACAACTTACCGAAACTCATTCACTCCATAAGTCCTCCATCAAAGACTGGTTACAGCCCGACCATCTTCCCAAATATGAAAAAGTTGGTGACTACGTGTTCATCATTTTCCGGCTCCATTCCGAAAAGGTTGGCCCGGAAGCAGATACAGTTCCGGAGCTGACTGATAAGGTTGCCATTTTTATGTTCGAGGAAAAAGTAATCACCTTACACCGTAAACCGTGGGATGCGCCAAATTTCATCGCCGAAAATCAACTCGAACAGCATCAATGCAAGGACACATTACATCTTGTGAATGAGATCATTAAGAGTTGCCTATCCACCTATGAAGCACCTTCGGCCAAATTGACCAGCGACATTGAGTTTTACGAGGAAAATATGTTTCTCAAAAACCGCAGGCCTTCTCTATTAAAGGGCCTGTATTATCTAAGGCGCAGGGTGGAAGTGACGCGCCGCATCATCATGTTATCGCATGAGATTGTGGACAAGATGGACGCTCCCGATCATTCCAATGCCTATACACGGGATACGAGGGATCTTTTTGTCAAAATGCAGAACATTTATGACACGCTTTTTGAGAATATGAATCAGCTGGTGATGATCTATTTTTCAATTTCTTCCCAGCGTACCAACGAGATCGTTCGCGTCCTTACCCTGTTTTCAGTGTTTTTTATGCCCTTAACCTTCATCGTCGGTATTTACGGCATGAACTTCGAGTTTATGCCTGAATTGCGGATGAAATATGGTTACCCCGTTGTCATGATCGTTATGGGGCTTATTACGGTTGCAATTTATGGCTGGTTCAAAAAGAAGGGCTGGTTGTGA
- a CDS encoding NAD(P)/FAD-dependent oxidoreductase, whose amino-acid sequence MDTKKVVIVGGGFAGINLAQKLSKDKRFDIVLVDKNNYNFFPPLLYQVATGFLEASNISYPFRKFFQEKPNLRFSLGAFQEVFPNEKRISTDSGDIYYDYLVFATGTETNYFGMENVKKHAVPMKTVRDALALRNHILLNKEKAAKMQDSNERKKLLCIVVAGAGPTGVEVSGMLAEMHKNIFKWDYPELDREEVQIYLVDALPVVLNPMSKESQEDTLEELRKLGINVLLDHAVKDFENGIVTFENGRTIETETLIWTSGVTATALPGIPKEALAKGKRVLVDAHNKVLGFSDIFALGDICMMTSDEKFPQGHPQLAQVAIQQGKNLAANFSRVLDGKTLQDFHYVDKGTMAIIGINKAVADLPGLHFKGFIAYFLWLVVHLFSLIRYRNQVKTFYNWMVAFFTRDQSLRFIMDAKPDK is encoded by the coding sequence ATGGATACGAAAAAAGTGGTGATCGTGGGCGGTGGTTTCGCAGGAATTAATCTTGCGCAAAAACTTTCCAAAGACAAGCGGTTTGATATCGTGCTTGTTGATAAAAACAACTACAACTTTTTCCCGCCTCTGCTCTATCAGGTTGCAACGGGTTTTCTGGAAGCCTCCAACATCAGTTATCCATTCAGGAAATTTTTTCAGGAAAAACCAAATCTGAGATTCAGTCTGGGCGCATTTCAGGAAGTTTTTCCGAATGAAAAACGCATTTCCACCGACAGCGGGGATATTTACTACGATTACCTGGTCTTCGCCACCGGCACGGAAACCAATTATTTTGGGATGGAAAACGTGAAAAAGCATGCCGTTCCGATGAAAACGGTGCGGGACGCCCTCGCTTTGCGCAACCACATTCTTTTGAATAAGGAAAAAGCCGCGAAGATGCAGGATTCCAATGAACGCAAAAAACTCCTTTGTATAGTTGTCGCCGGCGCGGGTCCCACAGGGGTGGAAGTCTCCGGTATGCTGGCTGAAATGCATAAGAATATTTTTAAATGGGATTACCCCGAACTCGACAGGGAAGAAGTGCAGATTTACCTGGTGGACGCTTTGCCTGTGGTTCTCAACCCGATGTCCAAAGAATCACAAGAAGATACATTGGAAGAATTGCGAAAACTGGGCATTAATGTGCTCCTGGACCATGCTGTAAAGGATTTTGAGAACGGTATCGTCACATTTGAAAATGGGCGAACCATTGAAACCGAAACATTAATATGGACTTCGGGAGTGACTGCCACTGCATTGCCCGGCATTCCGAAAGAAGCGCTGGCGAAAGGAAAACGTGTGCTTGTGGACGCGCATAACAAAGTGCTGGGTTTCAGCGATATTTTTGCATTAGGGGATATCTGCATGATGACTTCGGACGAGAAATTCCCGCAAGGCCATCCGCAGCTCGCGCAGGTGGCCATTCAGCAGGGCAAAAACCTGGCAGCGAATTTTTCTCGGGTGCTCGACGGTAAGACGCTCCAGGATTTCCATTATGTAGACAAGGGCACTATGGCGATTATCGGCATCAACAAGGCCGTAGCCGACCTTCCCGGTTTGCATTTCAAAGGTTTTATAGCTTACTTTCTGTGGCTGGTCGTGCATTTGTTCTCTTTGATCCGCTATCGGAACCAGGTGAAAACTTTTTATAACTGGATGGTTGCGTTTTTTACCAGAGATCAGTCACTGCGCTTCATCATGGATGCAAAGCCCGACAAATAA
- a CDS encoding SDR family oxidoreductase, whose amino-acid sequence MDYNIDTKGQTQGSQPGIEHIMDPAPVIIRDNYRGSGKLEGKAALITGGDSGIGRSVAVHFAREGADVAIVYLEEDQDAQETKALVEAEGKRCLLIPGDIRDESFCKEAVSQVVSEFGKLNVLVNNAAEQHPKEDIREITAEQLHVTFATNIFSFFFFTQAALPHLVEGDNIINTTSVTAYHGSPALLDYSSTKGAIVAYTRSLALALAEKKIRVNAVAPGPIWTPLIPATFDAEKVEKFGKDTPMERPGQPAEVAPSYVFLACEDASYISGQVLHPNGGQVVNG is encoded by the coding sequence ATGGATTACAACATAGATACGAAAGGACAAACGCAGGGTTCGCAGCCTGGTATTGAACACATTATGGATCCGGCGCCGGTCATTATCCGGGATAATTACCGGGGAAGCGGCAAGTTGGAAGGCAAAGCGGCACTGATAACCGGTGGCGACAGCGGCATAGGAAGATCGGTTGCGGTTCATTTTGCACGTGAAGGCGCGGATGTGGCGATCGTCTACTTGGAAGAAGACCAGGATGCGCAGGAAACAAAGGCGTTGGTAGAAGCAGAAGGGAAAAGATGCCTGCTCATTCCGGGTGACATTCGTGATGAGTCATTTTGTAAAGAAGCTGTTTCGCAGGTTGTAAGCGAATTTGGCAAGCTGAATGTGCTGGTAAATAATGCTGCTGAACAGCATCCCAAGGAAGATATCCGGGAGATTACTGCCGAGCAGCTCCACGTAACCTTTGCTACCAACATCTTCTCATTCTTTTTCTTTACGCAAGCTGCATTGCCGCATTTGGTAGAAGGTGACAACATTATTAATACAACATCGGTAACCGCATATCATGGAAGCCCTGCATTGCTGGATTACTCTTCGACGAAAGGGGCCATTGTTGCATACACAAGATCGCTGGCACTGGCGCTGGCAGAGAAAAAAATAAGGGTGAATGCAGTAGCGCCCGGTCCCATCTGGACGCCACTTATCCCGGCCACATTTGATGCTGAGAAAGTTGAAAAATTTGGGAAAGACACGCCTATGGAGCGTCCGGGACAGCCTGCTGAGGTTGCTCCGTCGTATGTTTTCCTGGCATGTGAGGATGCTTCTTACATCAGCGGACAGGTGCTGCACCCGAACGGTGGGCAGGTTGTTAACGGATAA